A single window of Bos javanicus breed banteng chromosome 19, ARS-OSU_banteng_1.0, whole genome shotgun sequence DNA harbors:
- the ZNF18 gene encoding zinc finger protein 18 isoform X2, whose translation MMPVELGQAPVLLPPPAKAKELLFPGPDATPRGEPSSPETARQLFRQFPYQVMSGPHETLQQLRKLCFQWLQPEVHTKEQILEMLMLEQFLSILPGEIQTWVRKQCPGSGEEAVTLVESLKGDPQRLWQWISIQVLGQEVFSEKAEPASCPAGDAGSPAEVPQKLGLQNTAPGPGEPLSCVVKEESDMEQGLAAATQLSAQLPAQPEQMPVRDQDFRASLLHTASQEQWRHLDSTQKEQYWDLMLETYGKMVSGGAGISSARPDLTDPAGYGVELAGPHLQANEKIPRPTCIGDRGENDKENLNLENYRAQDPPALGEPPPQAPLSGLFSEDEPRPFGEGEDLSEAQGNLRGEGTGGQLCPQERNSRKQPGPHLLPPLPGDSPAPWPEEKREAALRGQPRAPMAQRLPTCRECGKIFYRNSQLVFHQRTHSRETYFQCPTCQKAFLRSSSFMKHQRIHTGEKPCKCDYCGKGFSDFSGLRYHKKIHTGEKPYKCPVCEKSFIQRSNFNRHQRVHTGEKPYKCTRCGKSFSWSSSLDKHQRSHLGKKPRP comes from the exons ATGATGCCCGTGGAGTTGGGGCAGGCTCCTGTCCTGCTGCCACCACCAGCCAAGGCCAAGGAGCTCCTGTTCCCTGGCCCAGATGCCACCCCCCGAGGGGAGCCCTCCAGCCCCGAGACCGCACGCCAGCTCTTCAGGCAGTTTCCTTACCAGGTGATGTCCGGGCCCCATGAAACCCTCCAACAGCTTCGGAAGCTCTGTTTCCAGTGGCTGCAGCCAGAGGTTCACACCAAGGAGCAGATCCTGGAGATGCTGATGCTGGAACAGTTCCTGAGCATTCTGCCTGGGGAGATCCAGACGTGGGTGCGGAAGCAGTGTCCAGGCAGCGGGGAGGAGGCCGTGACCCTCGTGGAGAGCTTGAAGGGAGACCCCCAGAGGCTGTGGCAGTGG ATCAGCATCCAAGTTCTGGGACAGGAAGTCTTCTCAGAGAAGGCGGAGCCCGCGAGCTGCCCAGCGGGGGACGCAGGGTCTCCTGCTGAAGTACCTCAGAAGCTTGGGCTCCAGAACACAGCCCCCGGGCCCGGGGAGCCACTGAGCTGTGTGGTGAAAGAGGAGTCTGACATGGAGCAAGGTCTAG CGGCCGCCACCCAGCTGTCTGCCCAGCTGCCTGCCCAGCCCGAGCAAATGCCTGTCAGGGACCAGGACTTCAGAGCCTCCCTTCTCCACACAGCATCTCAG GAGCAGTGGAGGCACCTGGATTCTACCCAGAAGGAGCAGTACTGGGATCTCATGCTGGAGACCTACGGGAAGATGGTCTCAGGAGGTGCAG GCATTTCCAGTGCCAGGCCTGACCTGACTGATCCAGCTGGGTATGGGGTAGAGCTGGCAGGGCCACACCTGCAAGCCAATGAGAAGATCCCAAGACCCACCTGCATAG GGGACAGAGGGGAGAATGACAAAGAGAACCTGAACTTGGAGAACTACAGGGCCCAGGACCCTCCGGCATTGGGAGAGCCTCCCCCTCAGGCTCCCCTGAGCGGCCTCTTCAGTGAGGACGAGCCAAGACCCTTTGGAGAAGGAGAGGACCTCTCAGAGGCCCAGGGGAACCTGCGGGGCGAAGGGACAGGGGGTCAGCTCTGCCCCCAGGAGAGGAATTCCAGGAAGCAGCCAGGGCCGCACCTGCTGCCCCCGCTTCCCGGGGATTCGCCCGCACCATGGcctgaggagaagagagaggccgCGCTGCGGGGGCAGCCAAGGGCCCCCATGGCCCAGAGACTCCCCACCTGCAGGGAGTGTGGCAAGATCTTCTACCGGAACTCGCAGCTGGTTTTCCACCAAAGAACTCACAGCCGGGAGACGTACTTCCAGTGCCCCACCTGCCAAAAGGCCTTCCTGCGGAGCTCCAGCTTCATGAAGCACCAGCGGATCCACACGGGGGAGAAGCCCTGCAAGTGCGACTACTGCGGGAAGGGCTTCAGCGACTTCTCGGGGCTGCGCTACCACAAGAAAATCCACACGGGTGAGAAGCCCTACAAGTGCCCGGTGTGTGAGAAGAGCTTCATCCAGAGGTCCAACTTCAACCGGCACCAGAGGGTGCACACAGGTGAGAAGCCCTACAAGTGCACCCGCTGCGGCAAGAGCTTCAGCTGGAGCTCGAGCCTCGACAAGCATCAGAGATCCCACCTGGGAAAGAAGCCCCGCCCGTAG
- the ZNF18 gene encoding zinc finger protein 18 isoform X1, with protein MMPVELGQAPVLLPPPAKAKELLFPGPDATPRGEPSSPETARQLFRQFPYQVMSGPHETLQQLRKLCFQWLQPEVHTKEQILEMLMLEQFLSILPGEIQTWVRKQCPGSGEEAVTLVESLKGDPQRLWQWISIQVLGQEVFSEKAEPASCPAGDAGSPAEVPQKLGLQNTAPGPGEPLSCVVKEESDMEQGLAAAATQLSAQLPAQPEQMPVRDQDFRASLLHTASQEQWRHLDSTQKEQYWDLMLETYGKMVSGGAGISSARPDLTDPAGYGVELAGPHLQANEKIPRPTCIGDRGENDKENLNLENYRAQDPPALGEPPPQAPLSGLFSEDEPRPFGEGEDLSEAQGNLRGEGTGGQLCPQERNSRKQPGPHLLPPLPGDSPAPWPEEKREAALRGQPRAPMAQRLPTCRECGKIFYRNSQLVFHQRTHSRETYFQCPTCQKAFLRSSSFMKHQRIHTGEKPCKCDYCGKGFSDFSGLRYHKKIHTGEKPYKCPVCEKSFIQRSNFNRHQRVHTGEKPYKCTRCGKSFSWSSSLDKHQRSHLGKKPRP; from the exons ATGATGCCCGTGGAGTTGGGGCAGGCTCCTGTCCTGCTGCCACCACCAGCCAAGGCCAAGGAGCTCCTGTTCCCTGGCCCAGATGCCACCCCCCGAGGGGAGCCCTCCAGCCCCGAGACCGCACGCCAGCTCTTCAGGCAGTTTCCTTACCAGGTGATGTCCGGGCCCCATGAAACCCTCCAACAGCTTCGGAAGCTCTGTTTCCAGTGGCTGCAGCCAGAGGTTCACACCAAGGAGCAGATCCTGGAGATGCTGATGCTGGAACAGTTCCTGAGCATTCTGCCTGGGGAGATCCAGACGTGGGTGCGGAAGCAGTGTCCAGGCAGCGGGGAGGAGGCCGTGACCCTCGTGGAGAGCTTGAAGGGAGACCCCCAGAGGCTGTGGCAGTGG ATCAGCATCCAAGTTCTGGGACAGGAAGTCTTCTCAGAGAAGGCGGAGCCCGCGAGCTGCCCAGCGGGGGACGCAGGGTCTCCTGCTGAAGTACCTCAGAAGCTTGGGCTCCAGAACACAGCCCCCGGGCCCGGGGAGCCACTGAGCTGTGTGGTGAAAGAGGAGTCTGACATGGAGCAAGGTCTAG CAGCGGCCGCCACCCAGCTGTCTGCCCAGCTGCCTGCCCAGCCCGAGCAAATGCCTGTCAGGGACCAGGACTTCAGAGCCTCCCTTCTCCACACAGCATCTCAG GAGCAGTGGAGGCACCTGGATTCTACCCAGAAGGAGCAGTACTGGGATCTCATGCTGGAGACCTACGGGAAGATGGTCTCAGGAGGTGCAG GCATTTCCAGTGCCAGGCCTGACCTGACTGATCCAGCTGGGTATGGGGTAGAGCTGGCAGGGCCACACCTGCAAGCCAATGAGAAGATCCCAAGACCCACCTGCATAG GGGACAGAGGGGAGAATGACAAAGAGAACCTGAACTTGGAGAACTACAGGGCCCAGGACCCTCCGGCATTGGGAGAGCCTCCCCCTCAGGCTCCCCTGAGCGGCCTCTTCAGTGAGGACGAGCCAAGACCCTTTGGAGAAGGAGAGGACCTCTCAGAGGCCCAGGGGAACCTGCGGGGCGAAGGGACAGGGGGTCAGCTCTGCCCCCAGGAGAGGAATTCCAGGAAGCAGCCAGGGCCGCACCTGCTGCCCCCGCTTCCCGGGGATTCGCCCGCACCATGGcctgaggagaagagagaggccgCGCTGCGGGGGCAGCCAAGGGCCCCCATGGCCCAGAGACTCCCCACCTGCAGGGAGTGTGGCAAGATCTTCTACCGGAACTCGCAGCTGGTTTTCCACCAAAGAACTCACAGCCGGGAGACGTACTTCCAGTGCCCCACCTGCCAAAAGGCCTTCCTGCGGAGCTCCAGCTTCATGAAGCACCAGCGGATCCACACGGGGGAGAAGCCCTGCAAGTGCGACTACTGCGGGAAGGGCTTCAGCGACTTCTCGGGGCTGCGCTACCACAAGAAAATCCACACGGGTGAGAAGCCCTACAAGTGCCCGGTGTGTGAGAAGAGCTTCATCCAGAGGTCCAACTTCAACCGGCACCAGAGGGTGCACACAGGTGAGAAGCCCTACAAGTGCACCCGCTGCGGCAAGAGCTTCAGCTGGAGCTCGAGCCTCGACAAGCATCAGAGATCCCACCTGGGAAAGAAGCCCCGCCCGTAG